GCTCCGGCGACCTGTCCGGTGCGATCATCCACGCGGCCCGCGAGATGGGCGTCCGCTTCACGCTCGCCCGCGGCTCCATGGACCGCAGTGAGAAGGACGGCGGGCTGCCGCCGGACTTCGCCGTGGAGACCCTGGAGGGCGCCCTCGCCGCGACCGAGGAGACCGTCAAGCAGCACCACGACGCCTCCTTCGACGCGATGACCCAGGTCGCCGTCGCCCCCTGCTCGCCCTTCTCCGTCTCCACCGAACTCATGAAGCAAGGAGCGGAGCTGGCCCGCCGCCTCGGCGTGCGCCTGCACACGCACGGCTCTGAGACGGTCGAGGAGGAGAAGTTCTGCCAGGAGCTGTTCGGCATGGGCCCGACCGACTACTTCGAGTCCACCGGCTGGCTCGGCGAGGACGTGTGGATGGCGCACTGCGTCCACATGAACGACTCCGACATCGCCGCCTTCGCCCGGACGAAGACGGGCGTGGCCCACTGCCCGTCCTCCAACGCCCGGCTGGCGGCGGGCATCGCGAGGGTCCCCGACATGCTCGCCGCCGGCGTCCCGGTCGGCCTCGGCGTGGACGGCACCGCGTCCAACGAGTCCGGCGAACTGCACACCGAGCTGCGCAACGCGCTCCTCATCAACCGGCTGGGAGCCCACAAGGAAACCGCCCTGAACGCCCGTCAGGCCCTGCGCCTGGGCACGTACGGCGGCGCCCAAGTCCTCGGTCGCGGCGGCGAGATCGGCTCCCTGGAGCCCGGCAAGCTCGCCGACCTGGTGCTGTGGAAGCTCGACACGCTGGCCCACGCCTCGATCGCCGACCCCGTGACCGCGCTGGTCTTCGGCGCGGCGGCGCCGGTCACGGCCTCATTCGTGAATGGCCGTCAGATCGTGGAGAACAACCGGCTCCTCACGGTCGACGAGGACGCGATCGCCCACTCGACGCGCCAGGAAGCGCAGCGGCTGGCACGGATCGCCGCGCAGGGCTGACCGCCGTACAACTCCTCCAGGCAGTACGGCACTTGATCTCCGGTCGGGAGGGACGGCTCCCGGCCGGTGGCCGTGGACCCCGACGGACTCCACGGCGGCCGTGTCCGGGGCGTGTGTGGACGCACGCGCCCCGGAACGGTTCTGCGAGGCCATCTGCTCATGATCGCCGGTGTTACGTCTCAGGACGGGCGCACGCTGGTGGGCGGTGAGGAAGCCGGCTCCAAGCGGACGCAGCAGTGACCGGGGCTCGGCGCCAGGTGCGCCTGGAGGCCGTTTTCTGCGAGTCCTTCCAGTACCCCGCGCTGCAGGTGGAGGTTCATGCCGCACACCGTCTGAGTGTGCTCGCGGGCGAGCGCGTGGAAGGGGCAGTTGCCCAGGAGGATGGCGTCGCCGTCACGGTGGGGTTCGAAGCCGTTCTCCTCCAGCACGGCGAACACGTCTGCCCGGCTCGGCCGGGCGAGCTGTGTGCCCAGTTCGTGGGCCTTTCGGTGCAGGACCGGACGGACCGGTTCACCAGTGGCTTCGGATTCCTCCAGCGCCTGGGCGAGGAGCCGTCCGGCCAGCTCGTAGTGCCGCTCGGGCAGGCTGACGGTGACCTGCTCGCTGGAGCGCTTGTAGAGCTTGGCGGGCCGGCCCGCTCCCGGGCCGGTGCGTCCGCTGCGCCGTTCGTAGACGACGTCGAGCAGGGATTCGTCAGCCAGCCGGTCCAGGTGGAAGGCCGCGGTCTGCCGGGCAAGGCCGAGGGCCTCGGCGGCTTCGTCGCGGCTGACCGGTCCCGGCTGACGCACGACGTGGTCGTAGAGCCTCCTGCGGGTCGGCTCGTCGAGCGCGGCGACGGCGGAGATGCCGGAGCGGGGTGCTTCCTTCGAGTGGTCCACAAACACAAGTGTAAAACCCATGGCGATTGACTAAAGAAGGTTTCCGCGCTTCTATCGTTAGTGAGAGTTGTCGATAGAAGGAAGGCGTCATGTCCTCCGCAACCACAACAACCACATCCGCCGCCTCCCGGCGGGCCGCGCTCACCGATCCCGGCTATCAGGCGTTCGTCATCCTGCGCACCGGCTTCACCGTGGCGCCGATCCTGTTCGGTCTGGACAAGTTCGCCAACCTGCTCGTGGACTGGCCCACCTACCTCGCGCCCTGGATCAACGATGTCGTTCCGGGCAGCGCCCAGGCGGCCATGTACGCGGTCGGGGT
The nucleotide sequence above comes from Streptomyces sp. NL15-2K. Encoded proteins:
- a CDS encoding helix-turn-helix domain-containing protein; its protein translation is MFVDHSKEAPRSGISAVAALDEPTRRRLYDHVVRQPGPVSRDEAAEALGLARQTAAFHLDRLADESLLDVVYERRSGRTGPGAGRPAKLYKRSSEQVTVSLPERHYELAGRLLAQALEESEATGEPVRPVLHRKAHELGTQLARPSRADVFAVLEENGFEPHRDGDAILLGNCPFHALAREHTQTVCGMNLHLQRGVLEGLAENGLQAHLAPSPGHCCVRLEPASSPPTSVRPS
- a CDS encoding 8-oxoguanine deaminase, whose protein sequence is MAAAQRIVIENCSIATVDADDTEYASGHVVLAGNRIESLGAGEAPEGLDDVVRRVDATGHLVTPGLVNTHHHFYQWITRGLATDHNLFDWLVALYPTWARIDEPMVRAAAQGSLAMMARGGVTTAVDHHYVFPHGSGDLSGAIIHAAREMGVRFTLARGSMDRSEKDGGLPPDFAVETLEGALAATEETVKQHHDASFDAMTQVAVAPCSPFSVSTELMKQGAELARRLGVRLHTHGSETVEEEKFCQELFGMGPTDYFESTGWLGEDVWMAHCVHMNDSDIAAFARTKTGVAHCPSSNARLAAGIARVPDMLAAGVPVGLGVDGTASNESGELHTELRNALLINRLGAHKETALNARQALRLGTYGGAQVLGRGGEIGSLEPGKLADLVLWKLDTLAHASIADPVTALVFGAAAPVTASFVNGRQIVENNRLLTVDEDAIAHSTRQEAQRLARIAAQG